A region from the Marinobacter bohaiensis genome encodes:
- the gmk gene encoding guanylate kinase: MSQVAEKGTLYVISAPSGAGKTSLVAEMLARDSKLGVSVSHTTRPMRPGEQDGVNYHFTSRDEFEAMIGRDDFLEHADVFGNYYGTSQVWVEETLDKGQDVILEIDWQGAVQVRRQLPDCVSIFIVPPSPEALRDRLTGRGQDEPAVIERRLREAAEECSHALEFDYLVVNDAFEVALEELLSIVRTQRLRVENQERRHADLLAALVSGGSAYTN; encoded by the coding sequence ATGAGTCAGGTCGCAGAGAAGGGCACCCTATATGTGATTTCTGCGCCGTCCGGTGCCGGCAAGACCAGCCTGGTGGCTGAGATGCTGGCCCGGGACAGCAAACTGGGCGTGTCCGTGTCCCATACCACGCGGCCCATGCGCCCGGGCGAGCAGGATGGCGTGAACTACCACTTCACCAGCCGCGACGAGTTTGAGGCGATGATCGGCCGCGACGATTTCCTGGAGCACGCCGATGTTTTCGGCAACTACTACGGCACCTCCCAGGTGTGGGTGGAAGAGACCCTGGACAAGGGGCAGGACGTGATCCTCGAGATCGACTGGCAGGGCGCCGTACAGGTCCGCCGACAGTTGCCGGATTGCGTCAGCATCTTCATTGTGCCGCCGTCGCCGGAAGCCCTGCGGGACCGCCTGACTGGCCGTGGCCAGGACGAGCCGGCGGTCATCGAGCGGCGTCTGCGGGAAGCGGCGGAAGAATGCAGCCACGCCCTGGAATTCGACTACCTGGTGGTCAACGATGCCTTCGAGGTGGCCCTGGAAGAGCTGCTTTCGATCGTCCGTACCCAGCGCCTGCGGGTCGAGAACCAGGAGCGGCGCCACGCCGATCTGCTGGCGGCGCTGGTTTCCGGTGGTTCGGCGTATACAAATTGA
- a CDS encoding YicC/YloC family endoribonuclease yields the protein MIRSMTAFARKDTEGEWGSLTCEIRAVNHRYLEPAFRLPEPLRELENGFRETLRKRLGRGKVEIGLRLQLTDDATGGLTVNQALAEELNDAANHINRILDNPAHINALDILRWPGVLQSGERDLEPVKEAAQALFAETVDELVGVREREGERLRPLFEERLQEITDSVSQVRKRMPELLEQQSDSLRERFEAAKVELDPDRLAQEMVVLAQKSDVAEELDRLDTHVSEVRQTLSGDKPIGRRLDFLMQELNREANTLSSKSIDAEVTRVAVDLKVLIEQMREQVQNLE from the coding sequence ATGATCAGGAGTATGACCGCGTTCGCGCGCAAGGACACCGAAGGAGAGTGGGGCAGCCTCACCTGTGAAATCCGTGCGGTCAACCATCGTTACCTGGAGCCGGCGTTTCGCCTGCCAGAGCCGCTGCGGGAACTGGAGAACGGCTTCCGGGAAACCCTGCGCAAGCGGCTGGGCCGTGGCAAGGTGGAGATCGGGCTGCGTCTGCAACTGACGGACGACGCCACCGGTGGCCTCACGGTGAACCAGGCCCTGGCCGAAGAGCTCAACGACGCGGCCAACCACATCAACCGCATCCTCGATAACCCGGCCCACATTAATGCGCTGGATATCCTGCGCTGGCCCGGTGTGCTGCAGTCCGGCGAGCGCGACCTGGAGCCGGTCAAGGAAGCGGCGCAGGCCCTGTTTGCCGAGACCGTGGACGAGCTGGTCGGCGTCCGCGAGCGCGAAGGTGAGCGCCTGCGTCCGCTGTTCGAGGAGCGGCTGCAGGAGATCACGGATTCGGTCAGTCAGGTTCGCAAGCGCATGCCCGAATTGCTTGAGCAGCAGTCCGACAGTCTGCGCGAGCGTTTCGAGGCGGCGAAGGTGGAACTGGACCCGGACCGCCTGGCCCAGGAAATGGTCGTGCTGGCGCAGAAGTCCGACGTGGCCGAAGAGCTGGACCGGCTCGATACCCACGTCAGCGAAGTGCGCCAGACCCTGTCCGGCGACAAGCCCATTGGTCGCCGCCTGGATTTTCTGATGCAGGAGCTGAACCGCGAGGCCAATACCCTGAGCAGTAAGTCGATCGACGCGGAAGTCACCCGCGTGGCGGTCGACCTCAAGGTCCTGATTGAGCAGATGCGCGAGCAGGTGCAGAACCTGGAGTAA